The Rhodococcus sp. X156 genome window below encodes:
- the panC gene encoding pantoate--beta-alanine ligase: MTLDLTATTVYHDPAELRRVTRALRGTGRQLVLVPTMGALHAGHLELVREARCVPAAVVVVSIFVNPLQFGPGEDLDAYPRTLDRDVELLREAGVQLVFAPSAAQMYPHGGARTTVVPGPLGVELEGVSRPTHFAGMLTVVNKLFNIVGPHVALFGEKDYQQLTLIRQMVRDLDMDVRVVGVPTIREPDGLALSSRNAYLTADQRRAATVLSAALVAGAHAARDGAAQAVATARAVLDTEPDISVDYLEVRDPHLGPPPEHGAGRLLVAARVGSTRLIDNVGVALGNEHHANQL, translated from the coding sequence ATGACGCTCGACCTGACGGCGACCACCGTCTACCACGACCCGGCCGAGCTCCGGCGGGTCACCCGAGCGCTGCGGGGGACCGGCCGCCAGCTGGTCCTGGTGCCCACCATGGGCGCGCTGCACGCCGGTCACCTGGAGCTGGTGCGCGAGGCCAGGTGCGTGCCCGCGGCGGTGGTGGTGGTCTCCATCTTCGTCAACCCGCTGCAGTTCGGGCCCGGCGAGGACCTCGACGCCTACCCGCGCACCCTGGACCGCGACGTGGAGCTGCTCCGCGAGGCCGGCGTCCAGCTGGTGTTCGCGCCGTCGGCCGCACAGATGTACCCGCACGGAGGCGCTCGCACCACCGTGGTGCCCGGCCCGCTGGGCGTCGAGCTCGAGGGCGTCTCGCGGCCCACCCACTTCGCCGGCATGCTCACCGTGGTCAACAAGCTGTTCAACATCGTTGGTCCCCACGTCGCCCTCTTCGGGGAGAAGGACTACCAGCAGCTCACCCTGATCCGGCAGATGGTGCGCGACCTGGACATGGACGTCCGCGTCGTCGGGGTGCCCACCATCCGCGAGCCCGACGGGCTGGCCCTGTCCTCGCGCAACGCCTACCTCACCGCCGACCAGCGGCGTGCGGCCACGGTGCTGTCGGCCGCGCTGGTGGCCGGCGCGCACGCCGCCCGAGACGGGGCGGCCCAAGCTGTTGCCACAGCACGTGCCGTGCTCGACACTGAACCGGACATATCGGTCGACTACCTGGAGGTCCGGGACCCGCACCTCGGACCGCCGCCCGAGCACGGAGCCGGTCGGCTGCTGGTGGCAGCCCGGGTGGGCTCCACCCGCCTCATCGACAACGTCGGAGTGGCGTTGGGCAACGAACACCATGCGAACCAGCTCTGA
- a CDS encoding DUF6779 domain-containing protein: MTQLADRAHPRAAAGAPARTPAQLALGAALVLAVAGSALLVFSSSAPLLRLAVVVLAWVAMLCGIALTRYRREAALSDARADEQQKIYELELARELNARQEQQLVLQRTLRAEISEQVRAEATDELAELRAEIRALRETLSALFDGQMLVERVSLHAESTRVLSRGDTTLLTTGPATLEAHGVGIDDNVVDVEPTEYSEPTEPGWSAEPAADLDTADLDPADLDTADLDTSAEPATDEPTTAEPSTDEPDGAHSAGRSVTELIAAYGGSVPGGRRRRRTGD, from the coding sequence ATGACGCAGCTCGCCGACCGCGCACACCCCCGTGCCGCAGCCGGCGCCCCGGCTCGCACCCCCGCCCAGCTCGCGCTGGGAGCGGCGCTCGTGCTCGCCGTGGCCGGCAGTGCGCTGCTGGTGTTCTCCAGCTCGGCCCCGCTGCTGCGGCTGGCGGTCGTGGTGCTGGCCTGGGTGGCCATGCTGTGCGGCATCGCCCTCACCCGGTACCGCCGGGAGGCGGCGCTGAGCGACGCGCGAGCAGACGAGCAGCAGAAGATCTACGAGCTGGAGCTGGCCCGCGAGCTGAACGCCCGCCAGGAGCAGCAGCTGGTGCTGCAGCGCACCTTGCGCGCGGAGATCAGCGAGCAGGTGCGGGCGGAGGCCACCGACGAGCTGGCTGAGCTGCGCGCGGAGATCAGGGCGCTGCGCGAGACGCTCTCGGCGCTGTTCGACGGCCAGATGCTGGTGGAGCGGGTGTCGCTGCACGCGGAGTCCACCCGAGTGCTCTCCCGCGGCGACACCACACTGCTCACCACCGGACCGGCGACGCTGGAGGCCCACGGCGTCGGCATCGACGACAACGTGGTGGACGTCGAGCCCACCGAGTACTCCGAGCCGACCGAGCCGGGGTGGTCCGCCGAGCCAGCCGCAGACCTGGACACGGCAGACCTGGACCCCGCAGACCTGGACACCGCAGACCTGGACACCAGCGCGGAGCCTGCCACCGACGAGCCCACCACCGCGGAGCCCTCCACCGACGAGCCGGACGGGGCGCACTCGGCGGGCCGGTCGGTCACCGAGCTGATCGCGGCCTATGGCGGGTCCGTCCCCGGTGGCCGTCGCCGTCGCCGCACCGGCGACTGA
- a CDS encoding Lsr2 family protein: MSQKVTVTFVDDIDDELAADETVEFSVDGVNYSIDLSADNAQKLRNDFAMWIAHARKESGRKRTSRGSTTKGRASVDREQSAAIREWARRSGHEVSDRGRIPAAIIEAYHQAS, encoded by the coding sequence ATGTCGCAAAAGGTCACCGTCACATTCGTTGACGACATCGACGACGAGCTCGCTGCTGACGAGACTGTCGAGTTTTCTGTGGACGGTGTGAACTACTCGATCGACCTATCCGCGGACAATGCGCAGAAGCTCCGCAACGACTTCGCAATGTGGATTGCGCACGCCCGCAAGGAAAGTGGACGCAAGCGCACTTCTCGTGGATCGACCACCAAGGGCCGCGCCTCGGTGGATCGCGAGCAGAGTGCCGCGATCCGCGAGTGGGCCCGCCGTTCCGGCCACGAGGTCTCCGACCGCGGCCGCATCCCGGCCGCGATCATCGAGGCCTACCACCAGGCCAGCTGA
- a CDS encoding NADH-quinone oxidoreductase subunit D: MDRTLTVGIGSATEHLGVDQVVDLGPLHPAAHGAYRLRLRVGPDAVVREAVPLVGHLHRGAEKLYEVRDYRQVMALANRHDWWAAFANELLVAHAVEQMTGMTPPPRAVQLRVLLCELTRAMAHLGFLTPLTRDPAAPVTNTAGTDAAVAGREALQRVLEEASGGRIHFMANRVGGLREDVPAAWFDHVAAALDTVTTAAAAISACTVEDAEFVGRHTGAGVLSLADATALGVSGPVGRASGLDVDLRRDDPAPGYDQLAPLRTITRTTGDALARVACQLDEVTLAVQLARQCLIDVPDGPVNVRLPSTIAPPEGSVYVWGEAPLGIAGVHLVSRGERTPWRLRLRTASFNNVQALSCLLPGTSLEQLPVALASFAVVVGDIDK, translated from the coding sequence GTGGACCGCACCCTCACCGTCGGCATCGGCTCCGCGACCGAGCACCTCGGGGTGGACCAGGTGGTGGACCTCGGACCGCTGCACCCGGCCGCACACGGCGCCTACCGGTTGCGCCTGCGCGTGGGTCCGGACGCGGTGGTGCGCGAAGCGGTGCCGCTGGTGGGCCACCTGCACCGTGGTGCGGAGAAGCTGTACGAGGTGCGCGACTACCGGCAGGTGATGGCGCTGGCCAACCGACACGACTGGTGGGCGGCCTTCGCCAACGAGCTGCTGGTGGCGCACGCCGTGGAGCAGATGACCGGCATGACGCCGCCGCCGCGGGCGGTGCAGCTGCGTGTGCTGCTGTGCGAGCTCACCCGCGCCATGGCCCACCTGGGCTTCCTGACCCCGCTGACCCGCGACCCCGCCGCACCCGTCACCAACACCGCCGGCACCGACGCCGCGGTGGCAGGGCGCGAGGCCCTGCAGCGCGTGCTGGAGGAAGCCTCCGGCGGGCGCATCCACTTCATGGCCAACCGGGTGGGTGGGCTGCGCGAGGACGTGCCCGCCGCCTGGTTCGACCACGTCGCCGCCGCGCTGGACACGGTGACCACCGCCGCCGCAGCCATCAGCGCGTGCACCGTCGAGGACGCGGAGTTCGTGGGCAGGCACACCGGGGCGGGGGTGCTGAGCCTGGCCGACGCCACCGCACTGGGCGTGAGCGGTCCGGTGGGGCGGGCCAGCGGCCTGGACGTGGACCTGCGCCGCGACGACCCCGCGCCCGGCTACGACCAGCTCGCCCCGCTGCGCACCATCACCCGCACCACCGGCGACGCCCTGGCGCGGGTGGCCTGCCAGCTGGACGAGGTGACCCTGGCGGTGCAGCTGGCCCGCCAGTGCCTGATCGACGTGCCGGACGGGCCGGTGAACGTGCGCCTGCCCAGCACCATCGCCCCGCCGGAGGGCTCGGTGTACGTGTGGGGCGAGGCGCCGCTGGGCATCGCCGGGGTGCACCTGGTGTCGCGCGGCGAGCGCACTCCCTGGCGGCTGCGGCTGCGCACCGCGTCGTTCAACAACGTCCAGGCGCTGTCGTGCCTGCTGCCCGGGACGTCGCTGGAGCAGCTGCCGGTCGCGCTGGCCTCGTTCGCCGTGGTGGTCGGCGACATCGACAAGTAG
- the panD gene encoding aspartate 1-decarboxylase, translated as MFRTMLKSKIHRATVTQADLHYVGSVTIDQDLMDAADLLEGEQVAIVDVTNGARLETYVIPGPRGSGVIGINGAAAHLVHPGDLVILISYGVMDAEECRTYQPKVVFVGSDNQVVELGADPAHAPAGSGLTSGSRPADELLSV; from the coding sequence ATGTTCCGCACCATGCTGAAGTCCAAGATCCACCGCGCCACCGTCACCCAGGCTGACCTGCACTACGTCGGCTCGGTCACCATCGACCAGGACCTGATGGACGCCGCCGACCTGCTCGAGGGTGAGCAGGTGGCCATCGTGGACGTCACCAACGGCGCCCGCCTGGAGACCTACGTCATCCCCGGCCCGCGAGGCAGCGGCGTGATCGGGATCAACGGTGCCGCCGCGCACCTGGTGCACCCCGGCGACCTGGTCATCCTCATCTCCTACGGGGTGATGGACGCCGAGGAGTGCCGCACGTACCAGCCCAAGGTGGTCTTCGTGGGCAGTGACAACCAGGTCGTCGAGCTCGGTGCCGACCCGGCGCACGCCCCGGCCGGCTCCGGTCTCACCTCCGGCAGTCGACCCGCTGACGAGCTGCTGTCGGTCTAG
- a CDS encoding DUF2520 domain-containing protein, giving the protein MSSAEFTGAHRRAQGRPRLAVGVVSAGRVGTALGAALELSGHRVVAASAISEQSLRRAEQRLPSAEVTTPDEVAARADLLVLAVPDVELPGLVRGLAATGSVRPGQIVVHTAGARGVDVLAPLAALGALPLALHPAMTFTGRDEDTARLASCCFGVTAADDAGWTVAEALVLEVGAEPVRIAETDRPLYHAALAHGANHLVTLVRDAVSVLESITAGNTTPAERVLAPLLSAALDNALRHGDRALTGPVARGDAEAVATHLAVLTDADAGVGAAYRALSRRTAQRAREDGLISATAARAILEELA; this is encoded by the coding sequence GTGAGTTCAGCCGAATTCACTGGTGCGCACCGCCGCGCCCAGGGTCGGCCCCGCCTCGCGGTGGGGGTCGTGTCAGCCGGCCGGGTGGGCACTGCCCTCGGTGCCGCTCTCGAGCTCTCCGGACACCGCGTCGTCGCCGCCTCCGCCATCTCCGAGCAGTCGCTGCGCCGCGCCGAGCAGCGCCTGCCCAGCGCCGAGGTCACCACGCCGGACGAGGTGGCCGCCCGCGCCGACCTGCTGGTGCTGGCCGTGCCCGACGTCGAGCTGCCTGGCCTGGTCCGCGGCCTGGCCGCCACCGGCTCGGTGCGCCCGGGCCAGATCGTGGTGCACACCGCCGGCGCCCGTGGGGTGGACGTGCTCGCCCCGCTCGCCGCACTGGGGGCGCTGCCGCTGGCCCTGCACCCCGCGATGACCTTCACCGGCCGCGACGAGGACACCGCCCGCCTGGCCAGCTGCTGCTTCGGCGTCACCGCCGCCGACGACGCGGGCTGGACGGTGGCCGAGGCGCTGGTGCTGGAGGTGGGGGCGGAGCCGGTGCGCATCGCCGAGACCGACCGCCCGCTCTACCACGCCGCCCTGGCCCACGGCGCCAACCACCTGGTCACCCTGGTGCGTGACGCGGTCAGCGTGCTGGAGTCCATCACCGCCGGCAACACCACCCCAGCCGAGCGCGTGCTGGCCCCGCTGCTGTCTGCCGCGCTGGACAACGCCCTGCGCCACGGCGACCGCGCGCTCACCGGCCCGGTCGCCCGCGGCGACGCCGAGGCGGTGGCCACCCACCTGGCCGTGCTGACCGACGCCGACGCCGGCGTGGGCGCGGCCTACCGTGCCCTGTCCCGGCGCACCGCCCAGCGGGCGCGCGAGGACGGCCTGATCAGCGCCACCGCGGCGCGCGCAATCCTGGAGGAGCTGGCATGA
- a CDS encoding rhodanese-like domain-containing protein, which translates to MTIDELLEQARARLDRLSAEQLPAAVRAGAVVVDIRPAAQRAEEGELPGALVIERNVLEWRCDPASDARLPEAVDHDVAWVVMCSQGYTSSLAAAALQQLGLHRATDLVGGYQQLQAAGLVNVLTDR; encoded by the coding sequence ATGACCATCGACGAGCTGCTGGAGCAGGCCCGCGCCCGGCTGGACCGACTCAGCGCGGAGCAGCTGCCCGCGGCCGTGCGCGCGGGAGCGGTGGTGGTGGACATCCGCCCCGCCGCCCAGCGCGCCGAGGAGGGCGAGCTGCCCGGCGCCCTGGTGATCGAGCGCAACGTGCTGGAGTGGCGCTGTGACCCCGCCAGCGACGCCCGGCTGCCGGAGGCTGTCGACCACGACGTCGCCTGGGTGGTGATGTGCTCGCAGGGCTACACCTCCAGCCTGGCCGCCGCCGCCCTGCAGCAGCTGGGACTGCACCGGGCCACCGACCTCGTCGGCGGCTACCAGCAGCTGCAGGCCGCGGGGCTGGTGAACGTGCTCACCGACCGCTGA
- a CDS encoding type III pantothenate kinase: MLLTVDIGNTNVALGLFEGTGAEAVLVHNWRMRTDARMTADEMALIMRGLIGRYLPEITGVAGLSTVPSLLRELRSMLERYWAGIPQVIVQPGVRTGVPLLVDNPKEVGADRVVNTLAAHHLFGTACVVVDFGTSTNIDVVSARGEFLGGALAPGIEVSMDALTNRAAALRKVELVRPRSVIGKNTVECLQSGVVYGFAGQVDGLVGRIIAELGTAGPPVTVLATGGLAPLMVTECRTITHHEAFLTLTGLRLVYERNLDRISARV; the protein is encoded by the coding sequence GTGCTGCTCACCGTCGACATCGGCAACACCAACGTCGCGCTCGGGCTCTTCGAGGGGACCGGCGCCGAGGCCGTCCTGGTGCACAACTGGCGGATGCGCACCGACGCCCGGATGACCGCTGACGAGATGGCGCTGATCATGCGCGGGCTCATCGGCAGGTACCTGCCGGAGATCACCGGGGTGGCTGGGCTGTCCACGGTGCCGTCCCTGCTGCGCGAGCTGCGCAGCATGCTCGAGCGCTACTGGGCCGGCATCCCCCAGGTCATCGTGCAGCCGGGGGTGCGCACCGGGGTGCCGCTGCTGGTGGACAACCCCAAGGAGGTGGGTGCCGACCGGGTGGTCAACACCCTGGCCGCGCACCACCTGTTCGGCACCGCCTGCGTCGTGGTCGACTTCGGCACCTCCACCAACATCGACGTGGTCTCCGCCCGCGGGGAGTTCCTCGGCGGGGCGCTGGCCCCGGGCATCGAGGTCTCCATGGACGCCCTCACCAACCGCGCCGCGGCGCTGCGCAAGGTGGAGCTGGTCCGGCCCCGCTCGGTGATCGGCAAGAACACCGTCGAGTGCCTGCAGTCCGGCGTGGTCTACGGCTTCGCCGGACAGGTCGACGGACTGGTCGGGCGGATCATCGCCGAGCTCGGCACGGCTGGACCGCCGGTGACGGTGCTGGCCACCGGGGGCCTGGCGCCGCTGATGGTCACCGAGTGCCGCACCATCACCCACCACGAGGCGTTCCTGACGCTGACCGGCCTGCGGCTGGTCTACGAGCGCAACCTGGACCGCATCTCCGCTCGGGTCTGA
- the lysS gene encoding lysine--tRNA ligase codes for MTDAAQPHSSDDLPEQMRIRQGKRERMLAEGLDPYPVAVPRTHTLAEVRAAHQGLEPDTATGEQVGVAGRVMFIRNTGKLCFATLQEGDGTQLQAMLSLAGVGEESLAAWKADVDLGDHVFVHGEVITSRRGELSVMADEWRMAAKSLRPLPVAHKELSEETRIRQRYVDLIVRPAARDMVRHRSTVVRELRRSLELRGFLEVETPMLQTLHGGAAARPFVTHSNALDLDLYLRIAPELFLKRCVVGGIDKVFEINRNFRNEGVDSSHSPEFAMLETYEAYGTYDDSARMTRELVQEVAQAAFGTQVVTLADGTEYDLSGEWTTLEMYPSLSAAIGEEVTPATSVEQLRALAERVEMPVDPAHGHGKLVEELWEHLVGDDLVAPTFVRDFPVETSPLTRQHRTIDGVVEKWDLYVRGFELATGYSELVDPVVQRERFVQQMRLAAAGDDEAMRLDEDFLTAMEYAMPPTTGTGMGVDRLLMALTGRGIRDTILFPLVRPGG; via the coding sequence GTGACCGACGCCGCGCAGCCGCATTCCTCTGACGACCTTCCCGAGCAGATGCGGATCCGGCAGGGCAAACGGGAACGGATGCTCGCCGAGGGCCTCGACCCCTACCCGGTCGCGGTGCCCCGCACGCACACCCTCGCCGAGGTCCGCGCCGCCCACCAGGGCCTCGAGCCGGACACCGCCACCGGCGAGCAGGTCGGGGTCGCCGGCCGGGTGATGTTCATCCGCAACACCGGAAAGCTCTGCTTCGCCACCCTGCAGGAGGGCGACGGAACCCAGCTGCAGGCGATGCTCAGCCTGGCCGGCGTCGGTGAGGAGTCCCTCGCCGCCTGGAAGGCCGACGTCGACCTCGGCGACCACGTCTTCGTGCACGGCGAGGTGATCACCTCCCGCCGCGGTGAGCTCAGCGTGATGGCCGACGAGTGGCGGATGGCGGCCAAGAGCCTGCGGCCGCTGCCCGTGGCGCACAAGGAGCTGAGCGAGGAGACCCGCATCCGCCAGCGCTACGTGGACCTGATCGTGCGCCCGGCCGCGCGCGACATGGTCCGCCACCGCAGCACCGTGGTGCGCGAGCTGCGCCGCTCCCTGGAGCTGCGCGGCTTCCTGGAGGTGGAGACCCCCATGCTGCAGACCCTGCACGGGGGCGCGGCCGCACGCCCGTTCGTCACCCACTCCAACGCCCTGGACCTGGACCTCTACCTGCGCATCGCCCCGGAGCTGTTCCTCAAGCGGTGCGTGGTCGGGGGCATCGACAAGGTGTTCGAGATCAACCGGAACTTCCGCAACGAGGGTGTGGACTCCTCGCACTCCCCGGAGTTCGCGATGCTGGAGACCTACGAGGCCTACGGCACCTACGACGACTCCGCCCGAATGACCCGCGAGCTGGTGCAGGAAGTGGCGCAGGCTGCGTTCGGCACCCAGGTGGTCACTCTCGCCGACGGCACGGAGTACGACCTCAGTGGTGAGTGGACCACGCTGGAGATGTATCCCTCCCTCTCCGCCGCGATCGGCGAGGAAGTGACGCCGGCCACCAGCGTGGAGCAGCTGCGTGCATTGGCCGAGCGGGTGGAGATGCCGGTCGATCCGGCCCACGGGCACGGCAAGCTGGTCGAGGAGCTGTGGGAGCACCTGGTCGGCGACGACCTCGTCGCACCCACCTTCGTGCGCGACTTCCCTGTGGAGACTTCACCTTTGACTCGGCAGCACCGCACAATTGACGGTGTTGTCGAGAAATGGGATCTGTATGTGCGCGGTTTCGAGCTCGCCACCGGATATTCCGAGCTGGTTGATCCAGTGGTGCAGCGAGAGCGCTTTGTGCAGCAGATGCGCCTGGCTGCAGCAGGTGATGACGAGGCCATGCGGCTGGACGAGGACTTCCTTACCGCCATGGAGTATGCGATGCCGCCCACAACGGGAACCGGAATGGGTGTCGACCGGTTGCTGATGGCGCTTACTGGGCGCGGGATCCGGGACACGATCCTGTTTCCGCTGGTTCGACCCGGCGGCTGA
- a CDS encoding SAM-dependent methyltransferase — MPPTPRWTDWEQAWEQALYGPAGFVHAAGPPEAHFRTSVHVGTVLAEAMLELLRRTDHALQRPARLDVVDLGAGGGQLLAAVWELAEPDLRRRLRPVAVDLRAAPPGWALPWRSTLPATITGLVVAHEWLDALACPVVQRHGAVVHRLAVAPDGQERLGPPVAAPELAWLRRWWPLADGERAEVGLPRERAWGQVRRRLRAGAALAVDYGHVRGTRPAAGTLSAYRAGRQVRPVPDGTCDLTAHVALDAVAALAPGSTTTQAEALGSLAGGTLAGGTPPGQPWLQQAVRAGQLAELTDPDGLGGFGWVLHPTHVDLRL, encoded by the coding sequence GTGCCCCCCACCCCGCGCTGGACCGACTGGGAGCAGGCGTGGGAGCAGGCGCTGTACGGGCCCGCCGGTTTCGTGCACGCCGCCGGCCCGCCCGAGGCGCACTTCCGGACCTCGGTGCACGTGGGCACGGTGCTGGCCGAGGCAATGCTGGAGCTGCTGCGGCGCACCGACCACGCCCTGCAGCGCCCGGCCCGCCTGGACGTGGTGGATCTCGGCGCCGGTGGTGGGCAGCTGCTGGCCGCGGTGTGGGAGCTGGCCGAGCCGGACCTGCGTCGCCGGCTGCGCCCGGTGGCGGTGGACCTGCGCGCGGCGCCGCCGGGGTGGGCGCTGCCGTGGCGCTCGACCCTGCCCGCGACCATCACCGGCCTGGTGGTGGCGCACGAGTGGCTGGACGCGCTGGCCTGCCCGGTGGTGCAGCGCCACGGCGCGGTGGTGCACCGGCTGGCGGTCGCCCCCGACGGCCAGGAGCGGCTCGGCCCACCGGTGGCCGCCCCCGAGCTGGCCTGGCTGCGGCGCTGGTGGCCGCTGGCCGACGGCGAGCGCGCCGAGGTGGGCCTGCCGCGGGAGCGGGCGTGGGGGCAGGTGCGGCGGCGATTGCGCGCCGGGGCGGCGCTGGCGGTGGACTACGGGCACGTGCGCGGCACCCGCCCGGCCGCGGGGACGCTGTCGGCCTACCGCGCGGGGCGGCAGGTGCGGCCGGTGCCCGACGGCACCTGCGACCTCACCGCCCACGTCGCGCTGGACGCGGTGGCCGCGCTCGCCCCCGGCAGCACCACCACCCAGGCCGAGGCGCTGGGGTCGCTGGCCGGGGGGACGCTGGCCGGGGGGACGCCGCCGGGGCAGCCGTGGCTGCAGCAGGCCGTGCGGGCCGGGCAGCTGGCCGAGCTCACCGACCCCGACGGGCTTGGCGGTTTCGGCTGGGTGCTGCACCCCACCCACGTGGACCTGCGGCTCTAG